In Mangifera indica cultivar Alphonso chromosome 1, CATAS_Mindica_2.1, whole genome shotgun sequence, a single genomic region encodes these proteins:
- the LOC123216545 gene encoding probable 2-oxoglutarate-dependent dioxygenase SLC1, producing MSPAVAFNRSDEMRKTNDDDDDHVSEIQYQQGVKHLHETGISRVPRRYIFPDSDRPNEAYIKANNLNEAKRNLQLPIIDLSELFGPNRAQVLNSIAVACEEYGFFQLVNHGVPPEIISNMIDVSSRFFALPFEERAKYMSSDMKAPVRYGTSFNQNKDSVFCWRDFLKLMCHPMEDVLPHWPSSPADWRRLADAYARETKFLFLMLVEAILESLGVWGATMNKTEEDDEILNEFVNGSQLMVVNYYPPCPEPDLTLGMPPHSDYGFLTLLLQDEVEGLQIQHKEKWVTVEPIPNSFVVNVGDHLEIFSNGRYKSVLHRVLVNSAKSRVSVASLHSLPINSTVKPSPKLIDKANPRRYKDTDFATFLEYISSCEPKKKNFLESRKLNN from the exons ATGTCTCCCGCAGTGGCATTTAATAGAAGTGATGAGATGAGGAAGacaaatgatgatgatgatgaccaTGTTTCAGAAATCCAGTATCAGCAGGGAGTGAAGCATCTCCACGAAACTGGCATAAGCAGAGTACCTAGAAGATACATATTTCCCGATTCTGATCGCCCCAATGAAGCTTATATAAAAGCAAATAATCTAAACGAGGCCAAGCGTAATCTTCAACTCCCCATCATTGATTTGTCCGAATTGTTTGGACCAAATCGTGCCCAAGTCCTCAACTCCATCGCTGTTGCTTGTGAAGAATACGGGTTTTTCCAG CTTGTGAATCACGGTGTTCCTCCGGAGATTATCAGTAACATGATTGATGTAAGTTCAAGATTCTTCGCTCTCCCATTTGAGGAAAGAGCTAAGTATATGTCATCCGATATGAAAGCCCCAGTTCGCTATGGAACTAGCTTTAACCAGAATAAGGATAGCGTATTCTGCTGGAGAGATTTCTTGAAGCTAATGTGTCATCCCATGGAAGATGTTCTTCCTCATTGGCCTTCTTCTCCCGCTGACTGGAG GAGATTGGCGGATGCCTATGCGAGAGAGACCAAATTTTTGTTCTTAATGCTAGTGGAGGCCATCCTCGAGAGCCTGGGGGTGTGGGGGGCCACTATGAATAAGacagaagaagatgatgaaattttaaatgaattcgTCAATGGCAGCCAGCTAATGGTGGTAAATTACTATCCACCATGCCCAGAACCCGATCTTACCCTCGGAATGCCACCACATTCCGACTATGGCTTCCTCACACTTCTTCTTCAAGATGAGGTTGAAGGCTTGCAAATTcaacataaagaaaaatggGTCACTGTTGAACCTATTCCCAATTCATTTGTTGTTAACGTTGGTGATCACCTTGAG ATATTCAGCAATGGGAGATACAAGAGTGTGTTACATAGAGTTCTTGTGAATTCTGCAAAGTCTCGAGTATCTGTGGCTTCTTTGCATTCTCTTCCTATAAATTCAACGGTTAAGCCGTCGCCCAAGCTCATCGATAAGGCAAATCCGAGGCGCTACAAAGACACAGATTTTGCTACTTTTCTTGAGTACATTTCATCCTGTGAGCCTAAGAAGAAGAATTTTCTGGAGAGCAGGAAATTGAATAATTGA